A window of the Lolium perenne isolate Kyuss_39 chromosome 7, Kyuss_2.0, whole genome shotgun sequence genome harbors these coding sequences:
- the LOC139833947 gene encoding uncharacterized protein — MDSKIVNPSDGRSGGIMLLWKREVTIQQKYSAPKYIDVKVLDGKSGEWRFTSMYGELRWQDKYKTGYKIRELKAQHDLPWLIMGDLNEILYSHEKSGGNPRPTSYMQDFRDVLSDCSLEDLGVFGDPYTWQRGRIRERLDRTVASPSWSAMFPNAAPHHLDTDFDNMPAQPNHGPKRFEAKWLQESTFRDVVQKAWLAAGSDGPSGGVLERLGRVHEAMHEWDAKVLKKPKKRLRRSQREFYQAVSGALTDESEIKAKEMAELIEQILEHEEIEWIQRSRANWLKLEVGPTDPAFLDKIQQRVTPEMNQKL; from the exons ATGGATTCCAAGATAGTGAATCCTAGTGATGGCAGGAGTGGTGGCATCATGTTACTTTGGAAAAGAGAGGTTACAATTCAGCAAAAATATTCGGCTCCCAAGTACATTGATGTGAAGGTGTTAGATGGGAAATCAGGAGAGTGGAGATTCACTAGTATGTATGGAGAGCTGCGGTGGCAGGACAAGTACAAAACTGGGTATAAGATTAGGGAACTCAAAGCTCAACATGACCTCCCGTGGCTTATTATGGGAGACTTAAATGAGATTTTATATTCTCATGAAAAAAGTGGAGGGAACCCAAGACCAACTTCGTACATGCAAGACTTCCGGGATGTCTTGAGTGATTGTAGTCTGGAAGATCTGGGGGTTTTCGGAGACCCTTATACTTGGCAGCGTGGTCGCATTCGTGAAAGACTGGACAGGACGGTGGCTTCTCCTTCTTGGTCAGCCATGTTCCCTAATGCagctcctcatcatcttgatacaGACTTTGATAATATGCCAGCCCAACCGAACCATGGGCCGAAGAGATTCGAGGCTAAATGGCTTCAAGAAAGCACGTTCCGGGATGTGGTCCAGAAAGCGTGGCTAGCTGCGGGGAGTGATGGTCCTTCTGGCGGCGTACTCGAGCGGTTGGGCCGGGTGCATGAGGCAATGCACGAATGGGATGCGAAAGTTTTGAAAAAACCGAAGAAACGTCTAAGACGTTCCCAACGAGAATTTTATCAGGCCGTCTCTGGCGCATTGACAGATGAAAGTGAAATAAAAGCTAAAGAGATGGCTGAGCTAATTGAACAAATTTTGGAACATGAAGAAATTGAATGGATACAGAGATCAAGAGCAAACTGGTTGAAACTGG AGGTTGGTCCAACGGACCCGGCATTTCTGGACAAAATCCAACAGCGAGTCACACCTGAGATGAATCAGAAACTCTGA